The Bacteroidota bacterium genome includes a region encoding these proteins:
- a CDS encoding adenosine kinase — translation MMQKVLGIGNALVDIMTSLENDDTLSQLSLPKGSMQLVDKTTSAGILAKTTHLKKQRSSGGSVANTIHGMASLGIDSSFVGCVGNDELGDFFVNDLIDNHITPRVFRGNDETGRSIALVSPDSERTFATFLGSAVELTPEHFSASLFNGYNYLHLEGYMAPNHELMEKIIKLAKEKKIIVSLDMASYNVVETNLSFLTSIIKDYVDIVFANEEEAKALTGQPAETAVNTISEMCSVAVVKIGSQGSLVKRGKEEYKIAPVTAKSIDTTGAGDLYAAGFLYGLMQGLSLDKCGKIGSILAGNVIEVIGAKMDQYRWEKIREAVKQIEN, via the coding sequence ATGATGCAAAAAGTGCTTGGTATAGGCAATGCCCTGGTCGATATTATGACTTCGCTTGAAAATGATGATACCCTCAGCCAGCTTTCCCTGCCCAAAGGCAGCATGCAGTTGGTCGACAAAACCACTTCGGCCGGAATACTGGCCAAAACAACCCACTTAAAAAAACAGCGTTCTTCCGGTGGTTCGGTCGCAAATACCATTCACGGCATGGCATCACTGGGCATTGATTCATCGTTTGTCGGCTGTGTGGGAAATGATGAATTGGGTGATTTCTTTGTCAACGATCTGATTGACAACCATATTACCCCTCGTGTTTTTAGGGGAAATGATGAAACAGGCCGCTCCATCGCCCTGGTGAGCCCTGATTCTGAAAGGACTTTTGCCACTTTTCTGGGCTCGGCTGTTGAACTTACACCTGAACATTTCTCTGCCTCTTTATTCAATGGATACAACTATCTTCACCTTGAAGGTTATATGGCTCCTAATCATGAGCTCATGGAGAAAATCATCAAACTTGCCAAAGAAAAGAAAATCATCGTTTCGCTTGATATGGCCAGTTATAATGTAGTTGAAACCAACCTCAGTTTCCTGACTTCAATAATCAAGGATTATGTAGATATTGTTTTTGCAAATGAAGAAGAGGCAAAGGCTTTAACCGGACAGCCTGCAGAAACTGCCGTAAATACTATATCCGAAATGTGCTCTGTTGCAGTGGTAAAAATAGGAAGTCAGGGTTCGCTGGTTAAAAGAGGAAAGGAAGAGTACAAAATAGCCCCTGTCACTGCCAAATCTATTGATACCACCGGCGCCGGTGATTTATATGCGGCCGGTTTCCTGTATGGCCTGATGCAGGGACTGTCATTGGATAAATGTGGAAAAATAGGCTCCATTCTTGCCGGAAATGTCATAGAAGTAATTGGGGCCAAAATGGATCAGTACCGTTGGGAGAAAATCAGGGAGGCCGTTAAACAGATTGAAAATTAA